The Hemibagrus wyckioides isolate EC202008001 linkage group LG13, SWU_Hwy_1.0, whole genome shotgun sequence DNA window AATGTACTAGTCAGCATACATTGTATATATATGAGAATATAAAGGAAGTAACTTTGAAGTATATTCCATCTATTTTAGAAACTTCTAgttatgaaaatgaaatatataaatacacaccatatattgaagatattaaaatgtgttacgatacattaaaaaaaatcagaatagaTCCTAATGAAAAGAGACGCCAATATGCAGTTGCATATTTATGTAAGAAAGATGGATCTGTACTTATGAGAGGACCATTTTCCCGAAGACACAGACATAGTGAAGATTTCATTATTGAAGAAATTTCTgaattggtaaaaaaaaatgagatcaTTCATTACTCTAAAATTTTGATTTACACAGTAAATAGTCCCTGTATAGGGAGAAAAGGTCAAATTCCTTGTATGTgtaaattaattgatttatcAGTCAAATTAAGTAAGAACTATggaattaaaatgtatattgcCTTCAgtacattttatgtatttatcaaAAACATTGCTGATATTATTGGAAACAGTAAAGAACTGGAAGACGATTGGATGAAAATTATTGAATATTATAATTTACAGCAAGTTAAGTTTTCTGTTACATTCCCAAAATTTGAGAAAATGAacatatcaaaaaaaaaaattccaactGACACtgttataaatatatgtaaGAAGGTGTGGACTAAAGAATTAGGCAAACAAATCACTGAAATTATTAATGAACAGGTTGTTCGATTCTACCTGAACAAGATACAGGCCATTGAACATTATCCCGTGTTTATCCCATTAGCCTAAGCTGACTATtaatttgtgttttctttcctcatttttcGAATAAATTTACTATATTTTACCATGAATTGCATtgtctgtgaacacacacacacacgcacacataaaaaaaagacccaggggactgctgtagatagaaccacttggagactatcacaccatcTCTGAACTGTCGCTGCATCAGTCAGcattcagcaggaaggaattaatgCTAAGTCTAAAACTAACTCACTAActagctcttggttgctgttgaagcaaggacattatttacatttacattatttactgtccagtgtcacccaaatgaggatgggttcccttctgagcctggttcctctctaggtttcttcctcatatgatctcagggagttttttctcaccacagtcgcctcaggcttgctcattgcTCATTGTTAAAAGGACAGAATTGAAACTGAAAGTTAAAACAATCAAGTAAAGATAGCGAGAAACaggaggggagagagaaggagagaaggaatgAAGGGGGCTTAAGAAACAATTTTTCAGTTaagctgtaaataaaatgttttgttctgtttctttttttaatcaggatTCTATGAAACCGTGTTCCACTTCTTTACCACCAGAGGTTAAGAATAAGCAACAATCCTGCCTACATCTAACTGTCTaactttaattatttctttttgcatGTTTATCTTAGTATCTCAAAGTAATTGCAAATGAATCTAaattcattctgtgtgtgtgtgtgtgatgatgatgatgatgatgattttgtgatTGTTCCTCAGTAAAAATCAGCAATGAAAGTTGTGAGATAAAGTGagtattataatgataaaaatcCAAATTACATAGAATAAccaaattattataaatgatattgATGATTATTTCAATATATTACATGAGGCTCTAGTtctgatctgtctgtctatttattaaGAATAAAACCTTTTGTTTTCTTACAGAACTGCTCCATCAACAAACCCAGAAAGGACAGAAGGCCAGAAGAATAAAGTTGAATGGAATTTCAtcaatgtaaataattatacagtcTGTATTAAGATGTCTGATAAAGAGGTTTTAGATCATATTAAACAgaattctaaaaaaaacattgaattataGAAAAGATTTAAAAGATACATTTTTGctaattaaagaaattaaagaaagGAATAATATTTCTGAAGTTTGGATATACACAACGAATAGTCCTTGTTTAGGTAGAAAATCTCATCTTCCCtgtatgtttaatttaattaatttagtaATAAGTCATcagattaaaatgaatattgTCTTCTTAAATTATTATATCTTTAACAAAAA harbors:
- the LOC131363247 gene encoding uncharacterized protein LOC131363247 isoform X1; translation: MLEEGWGTSEHEQTITSVISEGEKERKKSQEDLDTETSLSMPSVLCPSPQELGVKIMTDQHSMNTSPCPPEASRSALGDTPSPDQKSNICNKDKYMFMILNINVLECTSQHTLYIYENIKEVTLKYIPSILETSSYENEIYKYTPYIEDIKMCYDTLKKIRIDPNEKRRQYAVAYLCKKDGSVLMRGPFSRRHRHSEDFIIEEISELVKKNEIIHYSKILIYTVNSPCIGRKGQIPCMCKLIDLSVKLSKNYGIKMYIAFSTFYVFIKNIADIIGNSKELEDDWMKIIEYYNLQQVKFSVTFPKFEKMNISKKKIPTDTVINICKKVWTKELGKQITEIINEQVVRFYLNKIQAIEHYPVFIPLA